GATGCAAAGATTTATGAATCATTTAAGAATCCGATCCGTTTCGATCCCAAAACAGGGATGGTGGCGCCAAACAGGGAGCCGGGAACCGGACTGGATATCAACTATGAGGTACTGAAGGACTATCGTGTGAAATAAACGGGGAAATTACTATGGGGGAAAATACTATGGAGAAACAGCAGTTATCAAAAAAGAAACTTGCGATACCGGATTCTCTGGTGATCATTGTGGTCGTTATGCTGTTGGCAGCAGTGCTTACCTATCTGATCCCGGCGGGGGAATATGTCAGGACGACCAATGAAGCGGGGCAGACCGTGGTGGATGCGGAAAGCTTTCATTATATCGAATCATCTCCGGTTAATCCGATCACAGTACTGAATTATGTGACGGATGGTCTTAATAATGCCAGAAATGTTATTTTTGTACTTTTATGCAGCGGCGGCGGTCTCGGTATCGTCTTGAGTACCGGCATGTTCCAGGGGCTGGCATCCTCCTTAAGCCAGAAGGCGTCGGGAAAGGAATGGATGGTCATTGCGCTGGTGACTGCAGTATTTGCGGTCCTGTGTGTGCCGGTCAACTTGAATACGTTTATCCCGCTGGCTCCGCTGGGGCTTTTGATCGCAGCGTCCATGGGGATGGACGCTATTGTGGGAGTATCCATCATCATGCTGGGAGGCGCGGTCGGATTTTCCTGCGGCGCGATGAACTTATCCAATACCGGAACCGCCCAGCAGGTGGCAGAACTGGCGACCTTCTCCGGAATGGGGTACCGGCTGTTTTGTATGATACCGTTTTACGCGGTGACGGTGGTGTACATCATCCGTTATGCTTACAAGGTGAAGGCAGATCCCACAAAGAGCTATATGTATGGGGTGGATACGTCAGGGGTGATGAGTTTTGACCTGTCAAAGGCTCCCAAGCTGGAGAAAAAGCATCTGCTTCCAGGCCTTGTGACGCTGGTGAGTTTGCTGTACATGATTTATGTTGCTGTTCAGGGGAAGCTGACCAATCCGATGGCGTCGGCAATCTTCATGTATATGGGGCTTCTGGCAGGGATCACCTACCGCATGACGCCCAACGAGATATGCAGGGAGTTTATGAAGGGCGTCAAGAGCATGTGCGGTACGGCGATGATGATCGGGTTCGCTTATGTGATCTCGCTGATCCTGACGCAGGGGAATGTGCTGGATACCATCGTACATTTTCTGGCGGGACAGCTGATCCAGGTGCCAAAGCTTCTTCAGGCGCCATTGATGTTCCTCGCTCATATCATCATCAATTTCTTTGTGACATCCGGTTCCGGACAGGCGGCGACCACCATGCCGATCTTTGTACCGGTGGCTGATCTGATCGGTATTTCGAGACAGACCGCAGTACTTGCATTTAACTTTGGCGACGGGTTCTGTAACTTTATCCTTCCCCACGCTGCGGCAACCATGGGATTTGTGGGAGCTCTGGGAGTACCGTTCGGCAAATGGTTTCAGTATGCAATTAAGTTGTTCGGTCTGTGGTGTGTGATCGGCAGTGTGCTGTTAGTCATTGCAACAGTCATGGGATATGCCTGAGAAATAGAATAGAAGAGAATGGATTCCTGTTGCACATTTTTATAAAATGGTATACGATTAATATATAAAATTATAAGCAGGTGGAATATGAATCCAATCTTAAAATCTTATTTTGTAATAGCGGATACAATTGCAGGAACGTTTGGGGAACAGTGTGAGGTGGTGGTACATGATCTGTCCAGGCCTGAAAGCTCTGTTGTGCATGTGGCGAACGGAGCGGTCACGGGGAGGCAGGTAGGCCAGACATTTGATCATCTGGTCAAACAGGTACTGCTGAACAAGAATTTTAAGGACGATCGGATGATCAATTACCGGGTCGAGACTTCCGACGGCAGGAAGATCAAGTCCTCTTCCGCCCTGATCCGGGACGGGGAGGGCGAGGTGATCGGCATGCTGTGTATCAATTTTGATATCACGGCGGCCCAGGTGATGCAGTCCCAGCTGGGGGCGTTTCTGTGTACGGCAGAGGAGACTGTGGAAGCGGAACAGGATGTGGACCAGAATGTGATGGCGGTCATTGATGAACTGATCCTTAAGATCATAGGCACTGTGGATGTAAAGAACCTGTCCCGGAAAAAGAGTGTTGAGATCGTGGGATTTATGGATGAAAAGGGGATATTCCTGGTGAAAGGAGCTATGGACAAGGTGGCGTCCATGATGGGGGTCTCCAAGGTTACGATTTACAGTTATCTTGATGAAGTGAAAGGGAAGCGTAAGGTAACCGAAAAGGATGATTGAGTGGGGCAGCAGGCGGGAGCAGTGGAGCTTTTGCCTGCTGTTCCTTTTTTGTCCGCACTCTTTTTCTTCATTGAATATGCCGCATCGAATATGCAGTTGCGAAACCCCTCATATAATATTATAATAAGAACAGGAATTAGGAGGCGTTCATCCGAGGGGGAAGAGGTGAGTGTATGGCAGCAATATCAGGGAACAAAAATACCAGCATCTATGTGATTGATGATGAGTACCGTCTGGTATATTTCAATCAGGTGCTGCAGGAGAAGTATCCGCAGGCAAAGACAGGCGATTTTTGTTATGAGCGGCTTTGTGGGGAGAAACAGCCCTGTCAGGTCTGTCCGCTTGCCAGAAAAAGCGGCAGCGAGACCCTGTATTATAACCGGCTGATGAAATGCTGGATCAACATTGGGACGGGAGATCTCGCCTGGCCGGGGAAGGACAGGTGCCATATTATTCTTGCCACCTCGATCCACGAAGATGACGCTCTGTACGAGGAGCTGCTGAATCCGCTGACAGGGCTGTACAAGCGCGGCGCATTTTTCCAGAAGGGCGAAGAGTTTTTGGATGAGGCTTCAGAAGGGCGCTACTGCCTGGTTGCCATAGATATTGAACATTTCAAGCTGTTCAATGACTGGTATGGACAGAAGGAGGGGGATAAGCTCCTTGTGGATATCGGCAGGCGTCTTCTGCAGCTCCAGCAGGAGGGAAAGGGCGTCGCCGGTTATATTGGCGGAGATGATTTTGCTATATTGATGCCGGATGATGCAGAGGAGATCTGCAGGATTCAGGCGAGCCTCACAGAATATGTGAAGGCGTATGGAGAGAATGCGGGATTTCTGCCCACCTTTGGCGTCTACGAGATAGAGGAGCGGGAGCATTCCCTCAGCGCCATGTATGACAGGGCGGTCATTGCCGCCAATTCCATCAAGGGCAATTATGCGCAGCGGATCTGTTATTATGACCGCCGTATGAAGCAGCGGATGGAGGAGGACCACCTGCTTTTGTCAGAAGTGCAGCGGGGGATGGAGAACGGGGAATTTGTATTTTATACCCAGCCCAAGTGTGATTTAAGCACAGGCAGGATCGTGGGGCTGGAGGCGCTGGTTCGATGGAACCACTCTGTCCGCGGGGTGATCTCTCCCGGGACGTTTCTGCCCTTATTGGAGAGCAACGGACTGATCACCAACCTGGATATATTTATCTGGGAATCCGTGTGCAAAAAGGTCCGCAGCTGGATCGACCAGGGAAGGCAGCCGATCCCGATTTCAGTCAATGTCTCCTGCGTAGATATTTTTGCGATCGATGTGGTGGAGACGTTCCGGCAGCTGGTGAAACGCTATGATCTGGAGCCGCGGCTGATCGAGATCGAGATAACCGAGAGCGCGTATGTGGAGCGTTTTGATGAGGTCATCCGTATTGTGGAGGCCCTGCGGTCTGCCGGGTTTACTGTTCTGATGGACGATTTCGGCAGCGGGTACTCATCCCTCAACATGCTGAAGGATGTGAGCGTGGATATCCTGAAGATCGATATGAAGTTCCTGGACCTGAACGAGAACAGCCTTGGACGTGGCGTCAGCATCCTGGAGGCGATCGCCAAGATGGCGCATATCATGGGTCTGAAGCTGATCGCTGAGGGTGTGGAGACAAAGGAACAGGTGGAGTTTTTGCTGAATGTGGGCTGCAGTTATGGACAAGGATACTATTTCTACCGTCCGATGCCGCCGATGGATATGGAGGATCTGATCGTCCATGAGGAAAATGTAGACTACCGGGGTATCACTCTGCAGAAGATGGAGCCGGTGCGGATGCGGGATCTGTTCAATGAGGATGTGCTCAGCGATACCATGGCAGGAAACATTCTGGGAGCAGCAGCTTTTACGATGTCCATGGTGACAGGCTGGAGCTTGTGAGAGCCAATGAAAAATATTGTGTTGTTACCCGTACCAGCATGGTGGAGCTGGAAGAACAGCGTATGGAAATCCTGCAGGAGATCTATCCGGAGGACCGGGGGACCCTGCACGGCCTGTTCCTGAGGGCGCGTGAAAACCAGACAAAGGGCGCTGAAGGAGAGGTGCGCCGCAGGACAGGAGACGGGATCTATCTCTGGATCAGGATACGGCTCTTTTATCTGAGAGAGCAGGATGGACACCGGATCTACTATGGTTCATTGAGCGATGTGACTGGTCAGAAGCAGAAAGAGGATCAGCTGGAATCCTTCCAGCGGGCTCTGGCATCTGTGGTGAATATTTCCAATGACGACCAGTCTTTTATGAGGCTGACGGAGGAGAACCGCCGGGCTGCAGCCACGATCGCAGCACAGATGTCGCCGGGCGGGATGATTGGCGGTTACTGTGAACCGGGATTTCCACTGTATTTTGCCAATTATGAGATGGTCCGGCTTCTGGGTTACGATACTTATGAGGAATTGGCAGAGGCGATCGGCCAGAAGGTGGAAAACACCATTCATCCAGATGACCGGGCAAGAGTGGCAGCAGATATCGGACCGGAATATTATCTGGGACTGGAGTATATGACCAGCTACCGGATGCCAAAGAAGGACGGCACCTGGTTCTGGACGCTGGACAAGGGAAAAGTTATCCGCGCAGAGGACGGGCGTCTGGCGATCGTCAGCGCCTGCACGGACATTTCGGAAGCGATGGCAGCACAGCAGCAGCTTTTGGAACGGAATGCACTGTTGATGCGGAAGAATGAAGAATTGTTTTATATCAATAAAGTCATGCCTGGCGGCTACCATCGGTGTGCCAATACGCCGGATTACGATTTTATTTATATCAGCGAGCGGTTCCTTGAGGTATTTGGCTATACCAGGGAAGAGATCCAGGAAAAATTCGGCAGCAAGTTTATCAATATGATCCATCCGGACGACCGTGAACGTGTGGTATCTGGTGTAAAGGAGCTGGTGGAGTATGACAAAGCCGGCAGTCTGGAATACCGTATGCTCAGCAGCAGGGGATACATCTGGGTGATGGACCAGAGCCGTTATACCGAGTTTGAAGGCAGGGGATTTATCCAGGGAGTTGTTCTGAATGTTACAGAGTCAGTTATTCTCCGCAACAGGATGAAAATGCTGGTGGAATATATGCCGGACAGCATGATCCTGCTACGGTGGAAGCAGGACAGAGCCAGCTATGAAGTCATAGCCAATGGGCTGATGCAGAAATATGGATACGCGGCGGAGTACATAGAAAAGAT
This portion of the Clostridium sp. AN503 genome encodes:
- a CDS encoding bifunctional diguanylate cyclase/phosphodiesterase; the protein is MAAISGNKNTSIYVIDDEYRLVYFNQVLQEKYPQAKTGDFCYERLCGEKQPCQVCPLARKSGSETLYYNRLMKCWINIGTGDLAWPGKDRCHIILATSIHEDDALYEELLNPLTGLYKRGAFFQKGEEFLDEASEGRYCLVAIDIEHFKLFNDWYGQKEGDKLLVDIGRRLLQLQQEGKGVAGYIGGDDFAILMPDDAEEICRIQASLTEYVKAYGENAGFLPTFGVYEIEEREHSLSAMYDRAVIAANSIKGNYAQRICYYDRRMKQRMEEDHLLLSEVQRGMENGEFVFYTQPKCDLSTGRIVGLEALVRWNHSVRGVISPGTFLPLLESNGLITNLDIFIWESVCKKVRSWIDQGRQPIPISVNVSCVDIFAIDVVETFRQLVKRYDLEPRLIEIEITESAYVERFDEVIRIVEALRSAGFTVLMDDFGSGYSSLNMLKDVSVDILKIDMKFLDLNENSLGRGVSILEAIAKMAHIMGLKLIAEGVETKEQVEFLLNVGCSYGQGYYFYRPMPPMDMEDLIVHEENVDYRGITLQKMEPVRMRDLFNEDVLSDTMAGNILGAAAFTMSMVTGWSL
- a CDS encoding PAS domain-containing protein; amino-acid sequence: MRANEKYCVVTRTSMVELEEQRMEILQEIYPEDRGTLHGLFLRARENQTKGAEGEVRRRTGDGIYLWIRIRLFYLREQDGHRIYYGSLSDVTGQKQKEDQLESFQRALASVVNISNDDQSFMRLTEENRRAAATIAAQMSPGGMIGGYCEPGFPLYFANYEMVRLLGYDTYEELAEAIGQKVENTIHPDDRARVAADIGPEYYLGLEYMTSYRMPKKDGTWFWTLDKGKVIRAEDGRLAIVSACTDISEAMAAQQQLLERNALLMRKNEELFYINKVMPGGYHRCANTPDYDFIYISERFLEVFGYTREEIQEKFGSKFINMIHPDDRERVVSGVKELVEYDKAGSLEYRMLSSRGYIWVMDQSRYTEFEGRGFIQGVVLNVTESVILRNRMKMLVEYMPDSMILLRWKQDRASYEVIANGLMQKYGYAAEYIEKILNDGNYQEFLYEGDAGRVRENLQKAIRLGEDYQDVVRFRLRDERIIWANFLARKVLLDQDGVTYLCVYSDISNIKQKEHELMLTGLKLESILRQAGINSWDWDFKKNTLRISGSAALFPAFSRGWFKEENGQMVLEDFSEVIMEDGYMPERYRENVKEYLESVRNNVPGTSIHCEFPIEIESGKHVWLTAACETLRDENGIPVKAVGYYRNISEERRQVLHLTQMAETDAMTGLFNRQAAIPRIEEYIQNIGDSSAAMVMFDLDNFKQANDVFGHSFGDTMIVENARKLKQFFRKDDIICRIGGDEFMILCKNIREKDLLRKLAKVINAMTIMHEKEGQSIRFSSSAGYVMIPEQGTEFDDLYGKTDVALFAAKLKGKGAFCKYSPEMKSVRYELAEKNTAENESEV
- a CDS encoding PAS domain-containing protein; this translates as MNPILKSYFVIADTIAGTFGEQCEVVVHDLSRPESSVVHVANGAVTGRQVGQTFDHLVKQVLLNKNFKDDRMINYRVETSDGRKIKSSSALIRDGEGEVIGMLCINFDITAAQVMQSQLGAFLCTAEETVEAEQDVDQNVMAVIDELILKIIGTVDVKNLSRKKSVEIVGFMDEKGIFLVKGAMDKVASMMGVSKVTIYSYLDEVKGKRKVTEKDD
- a CDS encoding Na+/H+ antiporter NhaC family protein, whose protein sequence is MEKQQLSKKKLAIPDSLVIIVVVMLLAAVLTYLIPAGEYVRTTNEAGQTVVDAESFHYIESSPVNPITVLNYVTDGLNNARNVIFVLLCSGGGLGIVLSTGMFQGLASSLSQKASGKEWMVIALVTAVFAVLCVPVNLNTFIPLAPLGLLIAASMGMDAIVGVSIIMLGGAVGFSCGAMNLSNTGTAQQVAELATFSGMGYRLFCMIPFYAVTVVYIIRYAYKVKADPTKSYMYGVDTSGVMSFDLSKAPKLEKKHLLPGLVTLVSLLYMIYVAVQGKLTNPMASAIFMYMGLLAGITYRMTPNEICREFMKGVKSMCGTAMMIGFAYVISLILTQGNVLDTIVHFLAGQLIQVPKLLQAPLMFLAHIIINFFVTSGSGQAATTMPIFVPVADLIGISRQTAVLAFNFGDGFCNFILPHAAATMGFVGALGVPFGKWFQYAIKLFGLWCVIGSVLLVIATVMGYA